In Zunongwangia profunda SM-A87, the following proteins share a genomic window:
- a CDS encoding isoaspartyl peptidase/L-asparaginase family protein: MKNLLLLLSIFVFIACGNTSEKETTPAFTSEAKPQDDIPNFGIVIHGGAGTILKENMSDSLEKAYKTKLEEAIRTGHEILANGGTAIEAVQRTINVMEDSPLFNSAKGAVFANDETNQLDASIMDGKTLNAGAVAGVTNIKNPINLAYEVMENSEHVLLAGKGAEEFATQRGLEIVDPSYFYTENRFKSLQKVKEREREKSGNKTAANYDSFIKDSKFGTVGCAALDKNGNLAAGTSTGGMTNKKWNRIGDSPIIGAGTYANNATCAVSSTGWGEFFIRGVVAYDISALMEYKGLSLQEAAAEVIQKKVPEMGGDGGIIAIDHDGNVAMEFNTAGMYRATMNKKGELKIGIYGE; this comes from the coding sequence ATGAAAAATCTACTTCTTCTACTTAGCATTTTTGTTTTTATAGCCTGCGGTAACACTTCAGAAAAAGAAACCACTCCTGCTTTTACTTCAGAAGCGAAACCACAGGACGATATTCCTAATTTTGGGATTGTAATCCACGGGGGCGCCGGAACGATATTAAAAGAAAATATGAGTGATTCTCTGGAAAAGGCCTATAAAACCAAACTGGAAGAAGCCATAAGAACAGGTCACGAAATTTTAGCAAATGGCGGGACAGCGATCGAAGCAGTACAACGAACTATAAATGTGATGGAAGACTCTCCACTATTTAATTCGGCCAAAGGAGCGGTTTTTGCCAACGACGAAACCAATCAACTGGATGCCTCGATTATGGACGGTAAAACCTTAAATGCAGGGGCAGTGGCCGGAGTCACTAATATAAAAAATCCTATCAATCTAGCTTATGAGGTGATGGAAAATTCAGAGCATGTGCTACTTGCAGGAAAAGGTGCTGAAGAATTTGCCACACAACGCGGATTGGAAATTGTAGATCCGAGTTATTTTTATACCGAAAATCGTTTTAAAAGTTTACAAAAAGTAAAAGAACGTGAAAGGGAAAAATCAGGAAATAAAACGGCTGCCAATTACGACAGTTTTATAAAAGATTCGAAATTTGGAACCGTAGGCTGCGCTGCTTTGGATAAAAACGGAAATCTTGCAGCGGGAACTTCTACCGGCGGGATGACCAATAAAAAATGGAATAGAATTGGCGATTCTCCCATTATCGGTGCCGGGACTTACGCTAACAACGCAACTTGTGCGGTATCATCTACCGGTTGGGGAGAATTCTTCATACGTGGCGTTGTAGCTTACGATATTTCAGCATTAATGGAATATAAAGGATTGAGCTTACAGGAAGCGGCAGCTGAGGTTATTCAGAAAAAAGTACCAGAGATGGGTGGCGATGGCGGAATCATTGCCATAGATCACGATGGTAATGTAGCGATGGAATTTAATACCGCCGGGATGTACCGAGCGACAATGAATAAGAAAGGTGAATTAAAAATTGGTATTTACGGCGAATAA